The following coding sequences lie in one Actinomycetota bacterium genomic window:
- a CDS encoding thymidylate kinase, which translates to MTELKFYGDRPPGIEGDVVPGRLIVIEATDRAGRSTQVSLLKEWIEEMGYAVLDTGLVRSDLAGPGIKRAKEGHTLDAITLNLFYATDFWDRLERQILPGLRAGMVVLADRYIFSLIARAAVRGVSVQWMEDLYGFALVPDRVIYLDIDVDHLLPRVVGSTGFDYWESGQDFLPNGSVYDSFVEYQRLLLAEFRRLAERHDFSVVNARESVADVFRSVRAVVEEVIRDMGTEAGLAAPDLIARGSEAPPA; encoded by the coding sequence GTGACCGAGCTGAAGTTCTACGGGGACCGGCCTCCCGGCATCGAGGGCGACGTCGTGCCGGGGCGGCTCATCGTGATCGAGGCCACCGACCGGGCCGGCCGCTCCACCCAGGTCTCCCTGCTGAAGGAATGGATCGAGGAGATGGGCTACGCGGTGTTGGACACCGGCCTGGTCCGCTCCGACCTGGCCGGCCCGGGCATCAAGCGGGCCAAGGAGGGACACACCCTCGACGCGATCACCCTGAACCTGTTCTACGCCACGGACTTCTGGGACCGGCTGGAGCGCCAGATCCTCCCCGGCCTGCGGGCCGGGATGGTCGTGCTGGCCGACCGCTACATCTTCTCGCTCATCGCCCGGGCCGCCGTGCGGGGGGTCTCGGTGCAGTGGATGGAGGACCTGTACGGGTTCGCCCTGGTCCCCGACCGGGTGATCTACCTGGACATCGACGTCGACCACCTGCTGCCGCGGGTGGTCGGCAGCACGGGGTTTGACTACTGGGAGTCGGGCCAGGACTTCCTGCCCAACGGGTCGGTGTACGACAGCTTCGTGGAATACCAGCGTCTGCTGCTGGCGGAGTTCCGCCGCCTGGCGGAGCGCCACGACTTCTCCGTGGTGAACGCACGGGAGAGCGTGGCCGACGTGTTCCGCTCGGTGCGGGCCGTGGTGGAGGAGGTCATCCGGGATATGGGGACGGAGGCGGGCCTCGCCGCCCCCGACCTCATCGCCCGAGGGTCCGAAGCGCCTCCTGCGTGA
- a CDS encoding thymidylate kinase — protein sequence MVSDVEFPGRLFIVEGIDGSGKSTQLDLLYKWLVSQGYLVVFTEWNSSPIVKATTRRGKRRRLLSPVSFSLIHAADFANRIHAQILPALQAGAIVLADRYVYTAFARDAVRGVSRSWLRRLYSFAVPPTLAFYFDVPLPEAIRRISEGRMRFRYYEAGLDLGLSPDPEESFRMYQGLIKAEYDRLADEYSLVRMDATANLIRQQHEMRELVRPHLDGVVRIDEAGVRDALRETGLIGRYLVGRPASGV from the coding sequence GTGGTGAGCGACGTGGAGTTCCCCGGCCGGCTGTTCATCGTCGAGGGGATCGACGGATCGGGCAAGAGCACGCAGCTCGACCTGCTGTACAAGTGGCTGGTCAGCCAGGGCTACCTGGTGGTGTTCACGGAGTGGAACTCCTCTCCGATCGTGAAGGCGACCACCCGCCGGGGAAAGCGGCGGCGGCTCCTGTCCCCCGTCTCGTTCAGCCTGATCCACGCGGCCGACTTCGCGAACCGGATCCACGCCCAGATCCTGCCGGCGCTCCAGGCCGGGGCCATCGTCCTGGCGGACCGCTACGTCTACACGGCGTTCGCCCGTGACGCCGTCCGCGGCGTCAGCCGGTCGTGGCTCCGCCGGCTGTACTCGTTCGCGGTCCCCCCCACCCTGGCCTTCTACTTCGACGTCCCGCTCCCCGAGGCCATCCGCCGCATCAGCGAGGGGCGGATGCGGTTCAGGTACTACGAAGCCGGGCTCGACCTCGGCCTCAGCCCCGACCCCGAGGAGTCGTTCCGGATGTACCAGGGGCTGATCAAGGCGGAGTACGACCGGCTGGCGGACGAGTACTCGCTGGTCCGGATGGACGCCACGGCCAACCTGATCCGCCAGCAGCACGAGATGCGGGAGCTGGTGCGGCCGCACCTGGACGGCGTGGTGCGGATCGACGAGGCCGGCGTGCGGGACGCGCTCCGGGAGACCGGCCTGATCGGCCGGTACCTGGTGGGCCGTCCCGCCTCGGGGGTGTGA